Proteins co-encoded in one Oreochromis aureus strain Israel breed Guangdong linkage group 3, ZZ_aureus, whole genome shotgun sequence genomic window:
- the homezb gene encoding homeobox and leucine zipper encoding b, producing the protein MSKMRHFADEEILRLGQKPPGTREEPPAFSDVNATPMANGMNQSSVVCFPLISESRKFVWVHSHQIDSQIHGAAELDKAFDRFPYLTHRQTAELAESCHLHPDQVKAWFMAQRLHYGISWDYEDIREVQRKFNSSQEKKELQDGTEREVMEDGREKRKVKATGGNAKGRGVRGDSVKVNEQLKRDMKKEQPVKEKKSSTQKRKRTTAAEKMGKKIVKRDEEEMMDKVESGGEKCPKCRGRKRKKPRVNKSCMQEESNAPPAPSSLLSPQAETQTSDASPAPDNQTHLLQRAGDPRSTIDGDFRGEKEIKGADLQAELDHSVFITDIDKLKALIEVKNSPSSADPAATTRLHCKTPAQLAMMKMAFLQCQYPDKQQYSRLARLVGVPRLAVVQWFCDMRYFIKRGRPRWMNEEQRHQVLGNIMYQQYMNTMTKVKLTNSMNSWIMMLEGNKGYSEEKNMKIPPE; encoded by the coding sequence ATGAGTAAGATGAGGCACTTTGCTGATGAAGAGATCCTCAGACTCGGTCAGAAACCACCTGGCACTCGTGAAGAGCCTCCAGCTTTCTCAGACGTGAACGCTACCCCCATGGCTAACGGCATGAACCAGAGCAGTGTGGTGTGCTTCCCCTTGATCTCTGAGAGTAGGAAGTTTGTGTGGGTGCATTCACACCAGATCGACTCACAGATACACGGCGCTGCAGAGCTGGACAAGGCCTTTGATAGGTTTCCCTAcctaacacacagacagaccgCCGAACTGGCAGAGAGTTGCCACCTGCATCCTGACCAGGTGAAGGCGTGGTTCATGGCACAGAGGCTCCACTACGGCATCAGCTGGGACTATGAAGACATCCGTGAGGTCCAAAGGAAGTTCAACTCAAGTCAGGAAAAGAAGGAGCTTCAAGACGGGACGGAGAGAGAAGTAATGGAGGACggaagagagaagagaaaggtGAAAGCAACTGGTGGGAATGCAAAGGGAAGAGGAGTGAGAGGAGACAGCGTAAAggttaatgagcagttgaagaGAGACATGAAGAAGGAGCAACcagtgaaggagaaaaaaagcagcACGCAAAAGCGAAAAAggacaacagcagcagaaaagatgGGAAAGAAGATCGTGAAGCGAGAtgaggaggagatgatggatAAAGTGGAAAGTGGGGGAGAAAAATGCCCCAAGTGTCGtggcagaaaaaggaaaaaaccaaGAGTGAACAAAAGTTGCATGCAAGAGGAGAGTAATGCACCTCCGGCTCCCAGCTCTCTGCTCAGCCCCCAGGCTGAAACCCAAACTTCTGATGCATCTCCAGCGCCTGACAACCAGACACATCTGCTGCAGAGAGCCGGCGATCCCCGCTCCACCATAGACGGCGACTtcaggggggaaaaagaaatcaAGGGTGCAGATCTGCAAGCAGAGCTGGACCACAGCGTTTTCATCACTGACATTGACAAACTGAAGGCCCTCATCGAAGTGAAAAACAGCCCCTCTTCCGCCGACCCTGCAGCTACTACTCGGCTCCACTGCAAGACGCCGGCCCAGCTGGCGATGATGAAGATGGCGTTCCTGCAATGCCAGTACCCAGACAAGCAGCAGTACAGCCGGCTGGCAAGGCTGGTCGGTGTGCCACGCTTGGCGGTCGTTCAGTGGTTCTGCGACATGCGCTATTTCATTAAGAGAGGGAGGCCTCGCTGGATGAATGAGGAGCAGCGCCATCAGGTACTGGGCAACATCATGTATCAGCAGTACATGAACACGATGACTAAAGTAAAGTTGACCAATAGCATGAACTCCTGGATTATGATGCTTGAAGGGAACAAAGGCTACAGCGAGGAGAAAAATATGAAGATCCCTCCAGAGTAG
- the LOC116322097 gene encoding E3 ubiquitin-protein ligase TRIM7-like isoform X3, with protein sequence MAHGLPVQPGGLTHPLTEPMALCGNTKCSQHGKLLEYYCLDDMTCVCVSCAIEDQHRLHNMKTFSTAHKELLEKLKAEQLILQEKTDDENVSLEKWEKSEREKLGRCSVRLIEAVTKLRDISLTSVQSSVSARMVSLKTSKSSMEAAQKEKDTFRFLQMYSQVHQDVEKAKAVDLRKGLEPGSHRDKLVEEMRQNGEKMVKQASQFWGSLLTLVDPEHHQELVPTDSHLIFEPQSLGPGMSLSKDKRKVFHNSWLGQCCATLLICRTKTASSYQRWVVSLPEESDWTIGLRDKKSAKNLKDEPFYGLCWEDKQLSFHTMENDDDSDASFKEGESNMANTAKQNMVSSELITNEEENGDEAMPPLEKVEVLWNFDSSLSFYRRIGQHQREEIITMEMSLKDKELSPFVRLGKENVQNTTQRQEWKCTCGNVYYRDGYGCRNNMSRFSSQANCSCGKMIGGPCVTEMVCKLC encoded by the exons ATGGCACATGGTTTACCTGTTCAACCAGGTGGGCTG ACTCATCCTCTGACTGAACCCATGGCTTTATGTGGGAACACCAAATGTTCTCAGCACGGCAAGCTCCTGGAGTACTACTGCTTGGACGAcatgacctgtgtgtgtgtttcctgcgCCATTGAGGACCAGCACCGCCTACACAATATGAAGACCTTCTCCACAGCCCACAAAGAGCTCCTGGAGAAGCTGAAAGCTGAGCAGCTGATCTTACAGGAGAAAACAGACGATGAGAATGTGAGTCTGGAAAAGTGGGagaagagtgaaagagagaagcTGGGTCGCTGCAGTGTGCGTCTGATTGAGGCTGTGACTAAGCTGCGTGACATCTCTCTGACCAGCGTCCAGAGCTCAGTCTCTGCTCGTATG GTGTCCCTGAAAACCAGCAAGAGCAGCATGGAAGCAGCACAGAAGGAGAAGGACACCTTCAGATTCCTGCAGATGTATTCTCAGGTGCATCAGGATGTGGAGAAGGCCAAAGCTGTGGATCTGAGAAAAGGGCTGGAGCCGGGCAGCCATCGGGACAAACTGGTTGAGGAGATGAGACAGAATGGGGAGAAGATGGTGAAGCAAGCGTCTCAGTTCTGGGGATCATTGCTGACTCTGGTTGATCCTGAACACCACCAGGAGCTTGTTCCCACTGATTCACACCTGATCTTTGAGCCACAGTCTCTGGGTCCTGGCATGTCGCTGTCTAAAGACAAGAGGAAGGTTTTCCACAATAGCTGGCTGGGACAGTGCTGTGCAACTCTTCTAATCTGTAGAACCAAGACAGCCAGCAGCTATCAGAGGTGGGTGGTCAGTCTGCCTGAAGAGTCTGATTGGACGATTGGTTTACGTGATAAAAAGTCTGCAAAGAACTTGAAGGATGAACCTTTCTATGGACTGTGCTGGGAAGATAAGCAGCTCAGCTTTCACACAATGGAGAACGATGATGATTCTGATGCATCGTTTAAAGAAGGAGAAAGTAACATGGccaacacagcaaagcaaaacaTGGTGTCTTCTGAGTTAATTACAAACGAGGAGGAGAATGGTGATGAGGCCATGCCACCACTTGAAAAGGTGGAGGTGTTGTGGAACTTTGACTCCTCGCTCTCCTTCTACAGAAGAATCGGACAGCACCAGAGGGAAGAAATAATAACTATGGAGATGAGCCTGAAAGACAAGGAACTGTCTCCATTTGTACGACTGGGAAAGGAAAATGTCCAAAACACGACCCAGAGGCAGGAATGGAAGTGCACATGTGGGAATGTTTACTACAGGGATGGTTATGGATGCAGGAATAATATGTCCCGCTTTTCTTCTCAGGCTAATTGTTCTTGTGGAAAAATGATTGGTGGTCCATGTGTCACAGAAATGGTTTGTAAACTCTGTTAA